The Carassius carassius chromosome 31, fCarCar2.1, whole genome shotgun sequence genome includes a region encoding these proteins:
- the LOC132112051 gene encoding mitoregulin-like produces MAEVSERTLHVALVVSFAAGFIAGWQANRMRRRFLDWRKKRLQDKLAETQKKLDLS; encoded by the coding sequence ATGGCCGAAGTGTCGGAGAGGACGTTACATGTCGCTTTAGTCGTTTCGTTTGCGGCTGGTTTCATCGCCGGCTGGCAGGCAAACCGAATGCGAAGAAGGTTCTTGGACTGGCGGAAAAAGAGGTTACAAGACAAGCTCGCAGAAACACAAAAAAAGCTAGACCTGTCATGA